Below is a window of Enterococcus gilvus ATCC BAA-350 DNA.
TTCATTTAAACCTTTTTGAATCAATTGGTACGTTTCTTCAAAATCCCCGGTGTACCAAGGGTCTGGAATATCTTTTCCTGCATATCCAGAGACACGATCCAAGTAAAGATAGATCTTATCATTTGTCCCTTCAGGCGCCATTGTCTGAAGGTCGCTGACGTTTTCTCGATCCATCCCTATAATATAATCCGCCGTATAAAAATCATTCGTCGTCACTTGACGTGCGCGCATTCCTTTGGTGGAAATCGAGTGCTCCGCCAATAGCTGCTGTGTTCCATGATGAGGCGGATTTCCCACTTCCCAACGGCTCGTTGCTGCTGAGTCAACTTCGAAGGTGCCGTTTCCTTCTTTTTGAAGCGCGTCTCGAAAAATTGCTTCTGCCATTGGCGAACGGCAAAT
It encodes the following:
- a CDS encoding low molecular weight protein-tyrosine-phosphatase; the encoded protein is MKKILFVCMGNICRSPMAEAIFRDALQKEGNGTFEVDSAATSRWEVGNPPHHGTQQLLAEHSISTKGMRARQVTTNDFYTADYIIGMDRENVSDLQTMAPEGTNDKIYLYLDRVSGYAGKDIPDPWYTGDFEETYQLIQKGLNEWLTFFEMD